A portion of the Segatella copri DSM 18205 genome contains these proteins:
- a CDS encoding SulP family inorganic anion transporter, whose translation MKALAIKSSLFSCLKTYNKKTFMSDLMAGIIVGIVALPLAIAFGIASGVTPEKGIITAIVAGLIISIFGGSKVQIGGPTGAFIVIIYGIIQKYGMEGLTIATLMAGLFLVLFGLLRLGTIIKYIPYPIVVGFTSGIAVTIFTTQIKDLFGLTLTSNPSDFLEKWGVYFQSFDTIDPWCALIGVVSVVVIAITPKFSKKIPGSLIAIILMTVVALLLKQFAGVESIETIGDRFSISNELPAAQVPVMNWETIKSLVSPAITIAILGAIESLLSATVADGVISDHHDSNTELVAQGLANIASPLFGGIPATGAIARTMTNINNGGKTPIAGIIHAIVLLLIFLFLMPLAQYIPMACLAGVLVVVSYGMSGWRSFLALMKNPKSDVTVLLITFFLTIIFDLTVAIEVGLIIACLLFMKRMSETTDVTAITDDEIDLNKEFDFLSTNLEHYTIPKGVEVYEINGPFFFGAGNKFEEVMAAFGDRPLVRVIRMRKVPFVDSTGIHNLTNLCEMSQKEDIQVVLSGVCEKVNAQLEKAGFYNILGKDNITDHISKALKRAEEIIEKKTVNS comes from the coding sequence ATGAAGGCATTAGCAATTAAGTCGAGTTTGTTTTCCTGTTTAAAGACATACAACAAGAAAACATTCATGTCTGACCTCATGGCAGGTATCATCGTTGGTATCGTAGCCCTGCCTCTGGCCATCGCATTCGGTATCGCTTCTGGCGTGACCCCTGAAAAGGGTATCATCACCGCCATTGTAGCAGGTCTCATCATCTCCATCTTCGGTGGAAGCAAAGTGCAGATTGGTGGTCCTACGGGAGCATTCATCGTTATCATCTATGGCATTATCCAGAAATATGGCATGGAAGGTTTGACGATAGCGACACTGATGGCTGGTCTGTTCCTGGTTCTCTTCGGACTTCTCCGTCTTGGAACCATCATCAAGTACATCCCTTACCCTATCGTTGTGGGATTTACCAGTGGTATCGCCGTAACCATCTTCACGACCCAGATCAAGGATCTCTTTGGATTGACGTTGACTTCAAATCCTTCTGATTTTCTGGAGAAATGGGGCGTCTACTTCCAAAGCTTTGACACCATAGATCCTTGGTGTGCCCTTATCGGAGTAGTAAGCGTAGTGGTTATCGCCATCACCCCTAAGTTCAGCAAGAAGATTCCGGGCTCTCTTATTGCCATCATCCTGATGACCGTTGTAGCCTTACTGCTCAAGCAGTTTGCCGGCGTTGAGAGTATCGAGACCATTGGTGACCGCTTCTCTATCAGCAACGAACTGCCTGCAGCTCAGGTACCAGTCATGAATTGGGAGACCATCAAGAGTCTTGTATCACCAGCTATTACCATCGCCATCCTGGGAGCCATTGAGAGTTTGCTTTCAGCAACTGTTGCCGATGGTGTAATCAGCGATCATCACGACAGTAACACCGAGTTGGTAGCTCAGGGTTTGGCCAATATCGCCTCTCCCCTCTTTGGCGGTATTCCTGCAACAGGTGCCATTGCCCGCACAATGACCAATATCAATAATGGCGGTAAGACTCCTATCGCAGGCATCATCCACGCCATAGTTCTGCTGCTCATCTTCCTCTTTCTGATGCCTCTTGCCCAGTACATTCCTATGGCATGTCTTGCCGGTGTATTGGTAGTTGTATCTTACGGAATGAGCGGATGGAGAAGTTTCCTGGCATTGATGAAGAATCCGAAGAGCGATGTAACCGTACTTCTGATTACCTTCTTCCTCACCATCATCTTCGATTTGACAGTAGCCATTGAGGTGGGTCTGATTATCGCCTGTCTGCTCTTCATGAAGCGAATGAGCGAAACCACCGACGTGACAGCTATTACCGATGATGAGATTGACTTGAACAAGGAGTTTGACTTCCTTTCTACCAACCTGGAGCACTATACGATTCCGAAGGGCGTAGAGGTATACGAAATCAATGGTCCTTTCTTCTTCGGAGCCGGTAACAAGTTTGAGGAAGTGATGGCAGCTTTCGGTGACCGCCCACTGGTACGCGTCATCCGTATGCGCAAGGTTCCATTTGTTGATTCAACCGGTATCCACAACCTCACCAACCTCTGCGAGATGAGCCAGAAGGAGGACATTCAGGTTGTACTCTCCGGTGTTTGCGAGAAGGTAAACGCCCAGTTGGAAAAGGCTGGTTTCTACAATATTCTTGGCAAGGATAATATCACAGATCACATCAGCAAGGCTCTGAAACGTGCTGAAGAGATTATTGAGAAGAAAACTGTTAATAGTTAA
- the yfcE gene encoding phosphodiesterase has product MKYLLFSDIHGCLPALEKVLDFFEAEHCDMMCIMGDIINYGPRNRIPEGIDPKGIVERLNALADKIIAVRGNCDAEVDQMLLDFPIMETYALLVDGGKRYLLTHGHVYNKENMPKGPYEAMIYGHSHLWELSHNEKGQAIVNTGSITFPKGGNPPTFATLEDGKFTMYQLDTLEVLATMEA; this is encoded by the coding sequence ATGAAATATCTTTTATTCTCAGATATCCACGGCTGTTTGCCAGCCCTGGAAAAGGTCCTCGATTTCTTCGAGGCTGAACATTGTGACATGATGTGCATCATGGGGGATATCATCAATTATGGTCCCCGCAACCGCATTCCGGAAGGAATCGATCCTAAGGGTATCGTAGAAAGACTGAATGCGCTGGCAGATAAGATTATCGCCGTGCGTGGCAACTGCGATGCAGAAGTAGACCAGATGCTTCTCGATTTCCCTATCATGGAGACCTATGCCTTGCTGGTAGACGGAGGCAAGCGCTATCTTCTGACCCATGGACATGTATACAATAAGGAAAACATGCCGAAGGGTCCTTACGAGGCTATGATCTATGGCCACTCCCATCTCTGGGAACTCTCTCATAACGAGAAGGGACAGGCCATCGTAAATACCGGCAGCATCACCTTCCCGAAGGGTGGCAATCCGCCAACCTTTGCAACATTGGAAGATGGTAAGTTCACCATGTATCAGCTGGATACGCTCGAAGTGCTGGCTACAATGGAAGCATGA
- a CDS encoding NAD(P)/FAD-dependent oxidoreductase — protein MIQEYQIRILPEQAASEEGIKRYLAKEKGLDVRTLNQVRVLKRSIDARQRTIFVNLKVRAYINEFPQDDQYVHTEYPDVSSRPRVIVVGEGPGGLFASLRLIELGYRPIVLERGKDVRERKKDLSNITKTQKVDGESNYCFGEGGAGAYSDGKLYTRSKKRGSVDKILNVFCQHGANTNILADAHPHIGTDKLPRVIENMRNTIIKCGGEVHFQTKMIRLILESEGKLTAPDAAAGDRVIGVEAVNLATGAEETYRGPVILATGHSARDVYRYLASAKIDIEAKGIAVGVRLEHPSQLIDQIQYHNKSGRGKYLPAAEYSFVTQVDGRGVYSFCMCPGGFVIPAATGPEQLVVNGMSPSNRGTAWSNSGMVVETHPEDVAQFVKEHQSVIEQQEMKAQENASLFTPHSSLQMMYFQEIVEKQCWQQGNMKQTAPAQRMADFVNNRLSYDLPKSSYAPGLISSPLHFWMPSFVSKRLQEGFKTFGKNAHGFLTNEATLIAMETRTSSPVRIVRDRETLQHVRIQGLFPCGEGAGYAGGIVSAGVDGERCAEMCAEYLKQQ, from the coding sequence ATGATTCAAGAATACCAGATAAGAATTCTGCCCGAACAGGCAGCCAGCGAGGAAGGCATCAAGCGTTATCTCGCCAAAGAAAAGGGATTGGATGTAAGAACGCTCAACCAGGTGAGGGTTTTGAAGAGAAGCATCGATGCCCGTCAGCGCACCATCTTCGTCAACCTGAAGGTGCGTGCTTATATCAACGAATTTCCGCAAGACGACCAGTATGTCCATACCGAATATCCGGATGTGAGCAGCAGACCTCGTGTTATCGTTGTGGGTGAGGGACCTGGCGGCCTCTTTGCTTCCCTGCGCCTGATAGAACTGGGATACCGTCCTATCGTGCTGGAGCGAGGCAAGGATGTGCGCGAACGCAAGAAGGACCTCTCTAACATTACCAAGACTCAGAAGGTAGATGGGGAGAGCAACTACTGTTTCGGTGAAGGTGGAGCCGGTGCTTATAGTGACGGCAAACTCTATACCCGAAGCAAGAAAAGGGGAAGTGTAGACAAGATTCTGAACGTATTCTGCCAGCATGGTGCCAATACCAATATCCTGGCAGATGCCCATCCGCATATCGGTACCGACAAGTTGCCACGCGTTATTGAAAACATGCGCAACACCATCATCAAGTGTGGCGGCGAAGTACATTTCCAGACCAAGATGATTCGTCTGATCCTTGAGAGTGAAGGTAAGCTGACGGCACCTGATGCTGCAGCTGGCGATAGGGTGATAGGCGTAGAAGCCGTGAATCTGGCTACGGGTGCTGAGGAAACTTATCGCGGACCGGTTATCCTGGCAACAGGTCATAGTGCCCGCGATGTATACCGTTATCTCGCTTCGGCAAAGATAGATATCGAGGCAAAAGGCATCGCCGTAGGTGTGCGTCTGGAACATCCTTCCCAACTCATCGACCAGATTCAGTATCACAATAAGAGTGGTAGAGGAAAATATCTGCCTGCTGCTGAATATAGCTTTGTTACTCAGGTAGATGGCAGAGGTGTCTATAGCTTCTGTATGTGTCCGGGCGGTTTTGTGATTCCGGCTGCTACAGGACCGGAACAGCTCGTGGTGAACGGTATGAGTCCGAGCAACCGCGGTACTGCCTGGAGCAACTCGGGCATGGTGGTGGAAACTCATCCCGAGGATGTGGCGCAGTTTGTGAAGGAACATCAGTCTGTCATCGAACAGCAGGAAATGAAGGCGCAGGAGAATGCTTCACTCTTCACTCCTCACTCTTCACTCCAGATGATGTACTTCCAGGAAATCGTGGAAAAGCAATGCTGGCAGCAGGGCAACATGAAGCAGACTGCTCCGGCACAGCGCATGGCTGACTTCGTGAACAATCGATTGAGTTATGATCTGCCAAAGAGCAGCTATGCTCCAGGCTTGATTTCGAGTCCGTTGCATTTCTGGATGCCGTCTTTCGTGAGCAAGCGACTGCAGGAAGGCTTCAAGACCTTCGGCAAGAATGCCCATGGTTTCCTGACCAACGAGGCTACGCTGATAGCGATGGAGACGAGAACATCATCGCCTGTCCGCATCGTCCGTGACCGCGAAACCCTGCAGCATGTTCGCATCCAGGGACTCTTCCCATGTGGCGAAGGTGCTGGTTATGCAGGCGGAATCGTATCGGCAGGTGTAGACGGAGAAAGATGTGCAGAGATGTGTGCTGAGTATTTGAAACAACAATAA
- a CDS encoding ABC transporter substrate-binding protein/permease, producing MMKYRKTGKFKLGFLTLLLSVLFVACGSGASDADRQIKSKTDLKGAVIGVQLGTTSDGLATELEKEGGGTKVERYNKGADAIQALLQGKIDCMVTDEAPAKAFQRVNPSLRILPETFDASSFAICVAKDHAELQKSINHAIRILKENGVIDSIVNRHLERGIAVAYTPKTSDVKKVGPEALQKLGLKTSLRFATNATFEPFEYYQNGKIVGIDVDVANAIGDVMGVDVEILDMEFDAIITSVQAGKADAGIAGITVTPERKKNIGFTDSYADVRQVIMVNSNEVKAAGNQPGVIDKFKSCFIDDNRYQYLLQGLGNTLIITFFAIILSVILGTLIAIVRARHECKGDWKIPNMLCQLYLTIMRGTPTMVQLLIIYYVVFASADVNKILVAVIAFGLNSAAYIAEVIRSGIMSVDNGQMEAGRSLGLSYGKTMRLIILPQAFKNVLPAMGNELITLLKETSISGYIGLVDLTKGSDIIRSITYEAMMPLGVVACLYLVLVLGLYAGVRRLEKRLRKSERK from the coding sequence ATGATGAAATACAGAAAAACGGGAAAGTTTAAGCTGGGCTTCTTGACTTTACTCCTGAGTGTGCTCTTCGTGGCGTGTGGCTCGGGGGCGTCAGATGCTGACAGGCAAATCAAGAGCAAGACTGATTTGAAGGGGGCTGTGATTGGTGTGCAGCTCGGTACTACTAGCGACGGACTAGCTACGGAGCTGGAAAAGGAAGGTGGCGGTACCAAGGTAGAACGGTACAACAAGGGAGCCGATGCCATCCAGGCACTCCTGCAGGGTAAGATAGACTGCATGGTGACCGATGAGGCGCCAGCCAAGGCATTCCAACGGGTGAACCCATCGCTCCGTATCCTGCCCGAAACCTTCGATGCGTCCTCTTTCGCCATCTGCGTGGCTAAGGATCATGCTGAGTTGCAGAAGTCCATCAATCATGCCATCCGTATCTTGAAAGAGAATGGCGTCATCGATTCCATCGTCAACCGCCATCTGGAACGGGGCATAGCCGTGGCTTATACGCCAAAGACTTCTGACGTGAAGAAGGTGGGACCGGAAGCGCTGCAGAAACTCGGCTTGAAGACGAGTCTCCGTTTTGCCACCAATGCTACCTTCGAGCCTTTCGAATATTACCAGAATGGCAAGATTGTGGGCATCGACGTGGATGTGGCGAATGCCATTGGCGATGTGATGGGCGTGGATGTCGAGATTCTTGATATGGAGTTTGATGCCATCATCACCTCTGTACAGGCTGGTAAGGCGGATGCGGGTATTGCCGGCATCACGGTTACTCCTGAACGGAAGAAGAATATCGGATTTACAGATTCCTATGCCGATGTGCGACAGGTTATCATGGTGAATTCCAATGAAGTGAAAGCAGCTGGTAACCAGCCGGGAGTGATAGATAAGTTTAAATCCTGCTTCATAGATGACAACCGTTATCAGTATCTGTTGCAGGGTTTGGGCAATACGCTCATCATCACCTTCTTCGCCATCATCCTTTCCGTGATACTCGGAACGCTGATAGCTATTGTCAGAGCACGTCATGAATGTAAGGGCGACTGGAAGATTCCGAACATGCTCTGCCAGCTGTACCTTACCATCATGCGCGGCACGCCAACCATGGTGCAGTTGCTCATCATCTATTATGTGGTGTTTGCATCAGCAGATGTCAATAAGATACTGGTGGCTGTCATCGCCTTCGGCTTGAACTCGGCAGCTTATATTGCCGAGGTAATCCGCTCGGGCATCATGTCGGTGGATAATGGTCAGATGGAGGCGGGCAGAAGTCTCGGTCTTTCGTATGGCAAGACGATGCGTCTCATCATCCTTCCGCAAGCCTTCAAGAATGTGCTTCCGGCTATGGGTAACGAGCTTATCACTCTGCTCAAGGAAACCTCTATCAGCGGTTATATCGGACTGGTAGACTTGACCAAGGGTTCCGACATCATCCGAAGCATTACTTACGAAGCGATGATGCCGTTGGGCGTAGTAGCCTGCCTCTATCTCGTTCTTGTTCTCGGACTGTACGCAGGAGTGAGAAGGCTGGAGAAGAGACTGAGAAAGAGCGAAAGGAAATGA
- a CDS encoding amino acid ABC transporter ATP-binding protein: protein MDKMNEIIKIEGLRKRYGDNEVLKGITTSVRKGEVVAIIGPSGCGKSTFLRSINLLEEPTEGKIFIDDMDITLSDVDINRMRQRVGMVFQQFNLFPNMTIRRNIMLAPVELGKMTREEADEKATELLTRIGLLDKADSYPDSLSGGQKQRVAIARALAMNPEVILFDEPTSALDPEMVGEVLQLMKDVAAEGMTMVVVTHEMGFAREVANRVLFFSDGYITEDGTPEQIFNHPKSPRLQEFLGKVL, encoded by the coding sequence ATGGATAAAATGAACGAAATAATCAAGATAGAAGGACTTCGTAAACGCTACGGCGACAACGAGGTGCTGAAAGGCATTACCACCTCGGTGAGGAAAGGTGAGGTGGTTGCCATCATCGGTCCGTCGGGTTGTGGCAAGAGTACCTTCCTGCGTTCCATCAACCTTCTGGAAGAACCTACCGAGGGTAAAATCTTTATCGATGATATGGATATCACATTAAGCGATGTTGATATCAACCGAATGCGCCAGAGGGTGGGTATGGTATTCCAGCAGTTCAATCTCTTCCCTAATATGACCATACGCCGCAACATCATGCTGGCTCCGGTAGAATTGGGTAAGATGACAAGGGAAGAGGCTGATGAGAAGGCAACGGAACTCCTGACCCGTATCGGATTGCTGGATAAGGCCGATAGTTATCCCGACAGTCTGTCGGGCGGACAGAAACAGCGCGTAGCTATCGCCCGTGCCTTAGCGATGAATCCTGAGGTAATCCTCTTTGATGAGCCGACTTCGGCTCTTGATCCGGAAATGGTAGGCGAGGTGCTGCAGCTGATGAAAGATGTTGCTGCCGAGGGAATGACGATGGTGGTGGTGACCCACGAGATGGGATTTGCAAGAGAAGTGGCCAACCGTGTTCTCTTCTTCAGTGACGGCTATATCACGGAAGACGGAACTCCTGAGCAAATATTCAACCATCCAAAATCGCCAAGATTACAGGAGTTTCTGGGAAAAGTTTTGTAA